One region of Exiguobacterium acetylicum genomic DNA includes:
- a CDS encoding C40 family peptidase translates to MKAVTRVLLTLTLLISSWTLVPASTQAATSKKVVVSVDVLNIRAKAAVSSKRVGQLKLGQAVTVVGQVKEWYQIRHQGKSAYIASTYTKPYNAKATKGLSKTGSTIVSVAEGLKGRPYVFGATGPVSFDCSGFTRYVYQALGKSLPRTAAAQYSATKRTAPGAGDLVFFTHGSGIQHVGIAVDGGTMINANSYYGRVVKESFRGGYWGSRYVAAGTL, encoded by the coding sequence ATGAAAGCTGTCACTCGTGTTTTGTTAACCTTAACGTTACTCATCAGTAGTTGGACACTCGTCCCAGCATCAACGCAAGCTGCAACAAGTAAAAAAGTAGTGGTGTCAGTGGATGTGCTGAATATTCGTGCAAAAGCTGCTGTATCAAGTAAACGAGTCGGGCAATTGAAACTTGGACAAGCTGTAACCGTCGTAGGTCAGGTCAAAGAATGGTATCAAATCCGTCATCAAGGGAAATCAGCATACATCGCCTCTACATACACGAAACCATATAACGCTAAAGCGACAAAAGGTCTTAGTAAAACAGGATCAACGATCGTTTCGGTAGCAGAAGGTCTCAAAGGACGTCCTTATGTTTTTGGTGCGACAGGTCCTGTTAGCTTTGATTGCTCTGGATTTACACGTTACGTTTATCAAGCACTAGGAAAATCACTCCCACGTACGGCAGCGGCTCAATACTCAGCAACAAAACGTACGGCACCAGGCGCTGGTGATCTCGTCTTCTTTACACATGGAAGTGGGATTCAACACGTTGGAATCGCTGTCGATGGTGGTACGATGATCAATGCGAACTCGTATTATGGAAGAGTCGTCAAAGAATCGTTCCGTGGCGGCTACTGGGGATCACGGTATGTAGCGGCAGGAACTCTTTAA
- a CDS encoding WecB/TagA/CpsF family glycosyltransferase: MIQTKQLFGLPFVDATPSQWYTHIKTILHDRGKAFLVTANPELVLRALREPSYDAILRRATFITPDGIGVTAASKRMGAPLTATLPGIETARELLRTADALEKRVFLLGGRPEVMKSLIRQLSIRFPNIHFVGTFHGFGKTEEATRAIAEADADLVLVALGAPKQEEWIASIYDQVDHGIFIGVGGAFDVWSGHSKRAPKLFRRFKLEWLYRISTHPRGFEKLKDLLLFLTLVLRKKSTLS; the protein is encoded by the coding sequence ATGATTCAGACAAAACAATTATTCGGACTACCATTCGTCGATGCGACACCTTCGCAATGGTATACCCATATTAAAACAATCTTACACGACCGCGGAAAAGCCTTTCTTGTCACAGCGAACCCAGAGCTCGTGTTGCGTGCATTGCGCGAACCTTCTTACGATGCCATCTTACGACGGGCGACGTTCATCACACCAGACGGAATCGGTGTGACGGCTGCCAGTAAACGGATGGGAGCACCGCTCACTGCGACATTACCAGGAATCGAGACGGCACGTGAACTATTGCGGACGGCAGACGCACTCGAGAAGCGTGTCTTTTTACTCGGTGGACGTCCGGAAGTCATGAAATCGTTGATCCGTCAGTTATCGATTCGTTTTCCGAACATCCACTTCGTTGGAACGTTTCATGGTTTTGGAAAGACAGAAGAAGCTACGCGAGCAATCGCAGAAGCAGACGCTGATCTTGTTCTCGTCGCACTCGGTGCGCCAAAACAGGAAGAATGGATCGCTTCCATCTATGATCAAGTCGATCACGGCATCTTTATCGGTGTCGGTGGTGCGTTCGACGTCTGGTCCGGACACAGTAAGCGCGCGCCTAAATTATTCCGTCGCTTCAAGCTAGAGTGGCTCTATCGTATCTCGACGCATCCTCGTGGATTCGAGAAACTCAAGGATTTGTTACTTTTCCTGACGCTCGTGCTTCGCAAAAAATCAACGCTCTCTTGA
- a CDS encoding MarR family winged helix-turn-helix transcriptional regulator: protein MESTDSKLALKMLVVLSRTMHAVTEQVKADIKTHQLNLSEFGVLELLYHKGDTPLQQIGDKILLTSGSVTYVVDKLEKRGLIARKSCATDRRVTFGTLTEAGRELMEETFPKHEAFLADLFKDLSVSEKEQLIDQLKRIGLRAEHYTPLENV, encoded by the coding sequence ATGGAATCGACAGACTCGAAGCTGGCATTAAAAATGCTCGTTGTTCTATCTCGGACGATGCATGCGGTGACGGAGCAAGTGAAGGCAGACATCAAAACACATCAGTTGAATTTATCGGAATTCGGAGTTCTTGAATTGCTGTACCACAAAGGGGACACGCCTCTACAACAAATTGGCGATAAGATTCTATTAACGAGCGGAAGTGTGACGTATGTCGTGGATAAACTTGAAAAGCGTGGGTTGATTGCGCGAAAATCATGTGCGACGGATCGTCGTGTTACGTTTGGGACATTAACGGAAGCTGGACGCGAACTAATGGAAGAGACATTCCCGAAACATGAAGCCTTTTTAGCAGACTTATTTAAGGATTTATCGGTTTCTGAAAAGGAACAGTTGATTGATCAGTTGAAACGAATCGGTTTACGAGCCGAACATTATACGCCGCTCGAAAATGTGTAA
- the cbpA gene encoding cyclic di-AMP binding protein CbpA, whose protein sequence is MLVQSLCIPKHQCVTISETATIREALDTLEKTGYRCVPVLDQSGQDFKGNIYKMHIYRHGMNGGSLDDNVMSLIKNTSKYIYTGSNFFEVFFSIKELPYIAVLNDDGHFFGILPHGKMLGMLEEAWNRDSGSYVLTVALSEQKGALEKISKIVNKYSTVASLMTLDAKSSVMRRVLITLPTDCDEKTKKKIVKKLDDKGLRVVAVEDLAVRV, encoded by the coding sequence ATGCTCGTACAAAGTTTATGTATTCCGAAGCATCAATGTGTCACGATTTCCGAGACAGCGACGATTCGTGAAGCACTCGACACACTTGAAAAAACCGGATATCGCTGTGTCCCGGTCCTTGACCAATCAGGACAGGACTTCAAAGGGAACATCTATAAGATGCACATCTATCGGCATGGGATGAATGGTGGCAGCTTAGACGATAACGTCATGTCGCTGATTAAGAATACATCCAAATACATCTATACAGGAAGTAATTTCTTTGAAGTCTTCTTCTCAATCAAGGAATTACCGTATATCGCGGTCTTGAATGACGACGGTCATTTCTTCGGTATCCTGCCACACGGAAAAATGCTTGGAATGCTTGAAGAAGCATGGAACCGTGATTCGGGAAGTTACGTCCTGACAGTAGCCCTCAGTGAACAAAAAGGGGCACTTGAGAAAATCTCGAAGATCGTCAACAAATATTCAACGGTCGCGAGTCTGATGACACTCGATGCGAAGAGTAGCGTCATGCGTCGTGTATTGATTACATTACCGACGGATTGTGACGAGAAGACAAAGAAAAAAATCGTCAAGAAACTTGACGACAAGGGACTTCGTGTCGTTGCTGTCGAAGATTTAGCTGTTCGTGTATAA
- the ung gene encoding uracil-DNA glycosylase yields MHPSWQTVLKEEKEKPYFQELWAFLKEAYQTTTVYPPKERIFHAFDAVAPEDVRCVILGQDPYHGPRQANGLSFSVHDGVPIPPSLRNMYKELVTDIGCPAPTSGNLEAWSRQGVFLLNTSLTVEEGKAGSHAKKGWAPFTDRVIEVLGTQTQPIVFILWGNHAKSKKALIDTDRHLVLEAVHPSPLSASRGFFGSKPYSQTNAWLKEQGREPIDWCLS; encoded by the coding sequence GTGCATCCATCTTGGCAAACCGTGTTAAAAGAAGAAAAGGAAAAACCCTATTTTCAAGAACTGTGGGCTTTTTTGAAGGAAGCCTATCAAACGACGACCGTCTACCCTCCGAAAGAGCGGATCTTTCATGCGTTCGATGCAGTCGCGCCAGAAGATGTCCGGTGCGTCATCTTAGGGCAAGATCCCTACCATGGTCCACGTCAGGCGAATGGACTCAGCTTTTCCGTGCATGACGGAGTACCGATTCCTCCGTCCCTTCGAAACATGTATAAGGAACTCGTCACAGATATCGGTTGTCCGGCTCCGACCTCCGGAAATCTCGAAGCATGGTCACGACAAGGAGTATTCTTACTCAATACGTCGCTTACGGTTGAGGAAGGGAAAGCGGGATCACATGCTAAAAAAGGCTGGGCGCCGTTTACGGATCGGGTCATCGAAGTATTAGGAACACAGACACAACCGATCGTATTCATCCTCTGGGGAAATCATGCGAAGAGTAAAAAAGCGCTGATCGATACGGATCGTCATCTTGTTCTTGAAGCCGTCCATCCGAGTCCCTTATCCGCGAGTCGTGGATTTTTCGGTAGTAAACCGTATTCTCAAACGAATGCTTGGCTGAAAGAGCAGGGAAGAGAGCCGATCGACTGGTGTTTGTCGTAA
- a CDS encoding NAD(P)H-dependent oxidoreductase, whose translation MTKLLYVTVNPKATEHSFSLQVGEAFLESYKAANPSAEVEVLDLYNETVQEIDTDVLSAWGKFATGEELTEVEIAKVGTMTKHLEQYMEADEYVFVTPMWNFSFPARLKMYIDSVLLAGKTFAYTAEGPKGLMEGKKALHIQATGGVYTGSGLNFGDDYLRQALAFTGVTDYDALFIEGMAMNPEKAEEIKEAAIAKAKELGRSFSTVNA comes from the coding sequence ATGACTAAATTACTTTATGTAACTGTTAACCCGAAAGCTACAGAACACTCTTTCAGCCTTCAAGTCGGTGAAGCATTCCTCGAAAGCTACAAAGCAGCGAATCCTTCAGCTGAAGTAGAAGTTCTTGATCTATATAACGAAACAGTCCAAGAAATCGATACAGATGTTCTTAGCGCATGGGGCAAATTCGCAACAGGCGAAGAGTTAACAGAAGTGGAGATCGCAAAAGTCGGTACGATGACAAAACATCTCGAGCAATACATGGAAGCAGATGAGTATGTCTTCGTCACACCAATGTGGAACTTCTCTTTCCCAGCACGTCTCAAAATGTACATCGACAGTGTTCTTCTTGCAGGTAAAACATTCGCTTACACTGCAGAAGGTCCAAAAGGCTTGATGGAAGGCAAAAAAGCACTCCACATCCAAGCAACAGGTGGCGTCTACACAGGATCTGGTCTCAATTTCGGTGATGACTACCTCCGTCAAGCGCTTGCTTTCACTGGTGTAACAGACTACGATGCACTCTTCATCGAAGGTATGGCAATGAACCCAGAAAAAGCAGAAGAAATCAAAGAAGCAGCAATCGCTAAAGCAAAAGAACTCGGTCGTTCATTCTCGACTGTCAACGCATAA
- a CDS encoding pyrroline-5-carboxylate reductase family protein has product MMKLLIVGAGAMSEALVQGWVASGLAREDITMTNRSGGARLTEVAARHGVQTVEQEDVSLYDVVMLGMQPDGVLDYVANQQWTNQTIVSIAAHITPYEIEQLAKQPTVAAMPNTPVAHRLGMTGLWFGSRVNEEIRSVVEALFGRVGEIAEANESTMPAFMAAAGCSPAFFYEIVAGMVPVLTDAGFEEENARRIVAQAMKGSAEILMRSDASTDRLIADVAAPGGPTDRGVQVLREHHLFDTMQAALRESAREADE; this is encoded by the coding sequence ATGATGAAACTATTGATAGTAGGAGCTGGTGCGATGAGTGAGGCACTCGTTCAAGGATGGGTCGCTTCTGGATTGGCACGAGAAGATATCACGATGACGAATCGAAGTGGCGGGGCACGTTTGACGGAAGTCGCAGCACGACACGGCGTTCAAACGGTCGAACAGGAGGACGTCTCCTTATACGATGTCGTCATGCTGGGCATGCAACCCGATGGTGTACTCGACTATGTAGCGAATCAACAATGGACGAATCAGACGATCGTTTCGATTGCTGCGCATATTACACCATATGAAATCGAACAGTTGGCAAAACAACCGACAGTCGCCGCCATGCCGAATACTCCAGTCGCACACCGTTTAGGAATGACTGGACTATGGTTCGGCTCACGCGTGAATGAAGAGATCCGAAGTGTAGTCGAGGCATTATTTGGACGTGTCGGAGAAATTGCGGAAGCAAATGAATCGACGATGCCGGCATTCATGGCGGCAGCTGGATGTAGTCCTGCTTTCTTCTATGAAATCGTAGCTGGTATGGTGCCGGTTTTGACGGATGCTGGTTTTGAAGAAGAAAATGCACGCCGAATCGTTGCTCAAGCGATGAAAGGTTCAGCTGAAATTCTCATGCGCTCCGACGCAAGTACGGATCGTCTGATTGCCGATGTTGCGGCACCTGGTGGACCAACGGATCGTGGCGTCCAAGTGCTACGGGAGCATCACTTATTCGATACGATGCAAGCGGCACTACGAGAGAGTGCACGCGAAGCAGACGAATAA
- a CDS encoding TetR/AcrR family transcriptional regulator: protein MASAKAQETRRRILEATTTIILQQGFTQLTLEEVAKQANVSKGGLLYHFASKEALLMGVIEAQEARQFELYEQHQLTMGPMEAFVTLQIQQQEEFHLDMDALLYLLSLLKDHATFVEERKRQAEQFFRQLTEQMDPVEVLSIRFTLDGLKLSEHFQFGAPSPDVRQRLIQQLIERARRLDKQIEE, encoded by the coding sequence TTGGCCAGTGCAAAAGCGCAAGAGACACGGCGTCGGATTCTTGAAGCAACGACGACGATTATTTTGCAACAAGGATTCACCCAATTGACGCTCGAAGAAGTAGCGAAACAAGCGAATGTCTCAAAAGGTGGGCTATTGTATCATTTCGCTTCGAAGGAAGCTTTATTAATGGGGGTCATCGAGGCGCAAGAAGCACGTCAATTTGAACTATATGAACAGCATCAGTTGACGATGGGACCGATGGAAGCGTTCGTGACGTTGCAAATTCAGCAGCAAGAGGAGTTCCATCTCGACATGGATGCGCTTCTTTACTTGTTGTCCTTGTTAAAGGATCACGCGACGTTCGTCGAGGAACGAAAGCGACAAGCGGAGCAGTTCTTCCGCCAACTGACAGAACAGATGGATCCGGTTGAAGTATTATCGATTCGCTTTACATTAGACGGTTTGAAATTGTCGGAGCATTTTCAGTTCGGTGCACCGTCTCCAGATGTGCGACAACGATTAATTCAGCAATTAATAGAACGTGCACGACGACTAGACAAACAAATTGAAGAGTGA
- a CDS encoding efflux RND transporter permease subunit, which translates to MKKIIQFSVNNKFALWLMTIIIAVAGIYAGTSMKLETLPDITTPTVSVTTIYPGATPEQVLDEVSRELESKVENLPGVDTVRSTSFQNASNLQIDYNFSTDMEEAEQKVKEALSNVELPEGVQEPQVSRISFDAFPVIGFAVSDKERSLSELTKLVENELQPKLEGIEGAQTVQVAGQEIRRIEIRFDEKKLERYGLTEENAKQLIQANDSRLALGLYELGDKEQAVVLDGKATTVKELKDLRLPYTPPVSNTPEAGQAGQAGQAGQAGQAGQAGQAGQAPSSAPAASQTTPATGATSGQAAQTAPTQVPTVTLSQVATIEDKGIEESISRSNGERSIGVQVTKSQDANTVDVVNAVKQTIKDFEKENGSVNASVTLDQGKPIEESVSTMISKALIGALFAIVIILLFLRNIKSTIIAVISIPLSLLMAILVLKQMDISLNIMTLGAMTVAIGRVVDDSIVVIENIYRRLTDPTEKLKGKELIISATREVFIPIASSTVVTIAVFLPLGFVTGFVGELFLPFALTVVFALFASLIVAVTVVPMFADSLFKRGKAPKPEKEEGGKLANGYRRMLNWSLNHKLIVFGLSVLLLIGSFALVPTIGVNFLNQEGEKTLYVTYNPKPGQTLDDSLKAADQAEDYFNKQKNIDNLQFTVGGENPLNPGNTKQGVFIVQYDPDTEGFADVKQTAIKQLNADIPTGEWKEQDFSGGAASSGVSYSIFANNIEDLEAVTPKFVDAIEGESKYVRKVTTDLKEAYTQYTFEVDQQKAAEFGVSTAQLAQGIANVQGEEKPLSTIKVDGKELDVIVPNEQTTYDSIQDLEETDVVTPLGVRKLSDFVEVKKGTTPDSLNERDGKLVATVTAELKTDKATEASQAIEKSVKNIDRPTGVSYEQGGVTEQIQESFTQLGLAMAAAVAIVYLVLVITFGGALTPLVILFSLPFAIIGGLVALLITGETISVSSLIGALMLIGIVVTNAIVLIDRVIHKEAEGLSTREALLDAAGTRLRPILMTALATIGALAPLALGLEGGALISKGLGVTVIGGLTSSTLLTLLIVPIVYEFLARFRKKKSIDS; encoded by the coding sequence ATGAAAAAGATCATCCAGTTTTCGGTGAACAATAAGTTTGCCCTCTGGCTTATGACGATCATCATCGCGGTTGCCGGTATTTATGCGGGAACATCGATGAAGCTCGAGACATTGCCAGACATCACGACGCCGACTGTGTCGGTGACGACGATTTATCCAGGTGCTACACCAGAACAGGTGCTAGATGAAGTCAGTCGAGAACTTGAAAGTAAGGTCGAAAATTTACCGGGAGTCGATACAGTACGTTCGACGTCTTTCCAAAATGCATCGAACCTACAAATCGACTATAACTTCAGCACGGATATGGAAGAAGCCGAGCAAAAAGTAAAAGAAGCTCTTTCAAACGTCGAATTACCGGAAGGTGTTCAGGAACCACAAGTATCACGGATTTCCTTTGATGCATTCCCAGTCATCGGTTTTGCCGTTTCGGATAAGGAACGTTCCCTATCTGAATTAACGAAACTCGTTGAAAACGAACTTCAACCAAAGCTTGAAGGAATCGAAGGGGCGCAGACGGTTCAAGTCGCGGGTCAAGAGATTCGCCGGATCGAAATTCGCTTCGATGAGAAAAAACTCGAACGTTACGGTCTAACCGAAGAGAATGCGAAACAATTGATTCAAGCTAATGATTCCCGTTTAGCGCTTGGCTTGTACGAGTTAGGAGATAAGGAACAAGCGGTCGTATTAGATGGAAAAGCAACGACGGTCAAGGAATTAAAAGATCTTCGTCTTCCCTATACACCGCCAGTATCGAATACTCCTGAAGCAGGACAAGCAGGACAAGCAGGACAAGCAGGACAAGCAGGACAAGCAGGACAAGCAGGACAAGCAGGACAAGCTCCATCGTCAGCCCCTGCGGCATCCCAAACGACACCAGCGACAGGCGCAACGTCCGGTCAGGCAGCACAGACGGCGCCAACACAAGTGCCAACTGTCACGTTGTCGCAAGTCGCGACGATCGAAGATAAAGGGATCGAGGAATCGATCTCGCGTTCGAATGGTGAACGATCGATTGGTGTTCAAGTAACGAAGTCGCAAGATGCAAACACGGTCGATGTCGTCAATGCAGTCAAGCAGACGATCAAAGACTTTGAAAAAGAAAACGGTTCGGTCAATGCATCTGTGACACTGGATCAAGGAAAACCAATTGAGGAATCTGTTTCGACGATGATCAGTAAAGCATTGATTGGTGCGTTATTTGCGATCGTCATCATCTTGCTGTTCTTACGAAACATTAAATCAACGATCATTGCTGTTATTTCGATTCCGTTATCCCTTCTGATGGCAATTCTTGTCTTGAAGCAGATGGATATTTCCTTGAACATCATGACACTCGGAGCGATGACGGTCGCGATTGGTCGAGTCGTTGATGATTCCATCGTCGTCATCGAAAATATTTATCGTCGTTTGACGGATCCGACGGAAAAGTTAAAAGGAAAAGAACTGATCATCAGTGCAACACGAGAGGTCTTCATTCCCATCGCTTCGTCGACAGTCGTTACGATCGCGGTCTTCTTGCCACTCGGATTCGTTACGGGATTCGTTGGTGAGCTGTTCTTACCATTCGCTTTGACAGTCGTCTTTGCGCTATTCGCGTCCTTGATCGTTGCAGTTACGGTCGTTCCGATGTTCGCGGATTCGCTCTTTAAGCGTGGTAAAGCACCAAAACCGGAAAAAGAAGAGGGCGGAAAGTTGGCGAATGGGTATCGCCGTATGCTGAATTGGTCTCTTAACCATAAACTCATCGTCTTTGGTCTTTCAGTCTTACTGTTGATCGGTAGTTTTGCTCTCGTACCAACGATTGGTGTCAACTTCTTGAATCAAGAAGGAGAAAAGACACTCTACGTCACATACAATCCAAAACCAGGTCAAACGTTGGATGATTCGTTAAAAGCAGCTGATCAAGCAGAAGATTATTTCAACAAACAAAAAAATATCGATAATCTTCAGTTTACCGTCGGTGGAGAAAATCCATTGAATCCAGGGAATACGAAACAAGGGGTCTTCATCGTCCAATACGATCCAGACACGGAAGGTTTCGCAGATGTTAAACAGACAGCCATCAAACAGCTGAATGCTGACATTCCAACAGGAGAATGGAAAGAGCAAGACTTTAGTGGTGGCGCAGCTTCGTCAGGCGTCTCGTATTCAATCTTTGCAAATAATATTGAAGATTTAGAAGCAGTAACACCGAAATTCGTCGATGCGATCGAAGGTGAATCGAAGTATGTTCGAAAAGTAACGACAGATTTAAAAGAAGCGTATACGCAATATACGTTCGAAGTCGATCAGCAAAAAGCGGCTGAATTCGGCGTTTCAACAGCACAACTTGCGCAGGGCATTGCTAATGTCCAAGGAGAAGAAAAACCACTTTCTACTATTAAGGTAGATGGGAAGGAACTCGATGTCATCGTTCCAAACGAACAAACGACATACGATTCCATTCAAGATTTGGAAGAGACGGATGTCGTGACACCGCTTGGCGTTCGCAAATTGTCCGATTTCGTTGAAGTGAAGAAAGGAACGACTCCTGATTCGCTTAACGAACGTGATGGAAAACTCGTCGCTACCGTTACAGCAGAACTAAAAACGGATAAAGCAACAGAGGCTTCTCAAGCGATTGAAAAGTCCGTCAAAAACATTGATCGTCCGACAGGCGTCTCGTATGAGCAAGGCGGAGTCACAGAGCAGATCCAAGAGTCGTTCACACAACTTGGTCTAGCAATGGCAGCAGCTGTAGCGATCGTCTATCTTGTCCTCGTCATTACGTTTGGAGGAGCATTGACACCACTCGTCATCTTGTTCTCACTTCCATTCGCAATCATCGGTGGACTGGTTGCCCTGTTGATTACAGGAGAGACGATTTCTGTGTCATCCTTGATTGGCGCTTTGATGTTGATCGGAATCGTCGTGACGAATGCGATCGTCTTGATCGACCGTGTCATTCATAAAGAAGCGGAAGGTTTATCGACGCGTGAAGCATTACTCGATGCAGCAGGTACACGTTTACGTCCAATCTTGATGACGGCACTTGCGACGATTGGTGCACTTGCACCACTTGCGCTTGGACTCGAAGGTGGCGCATTGATTTCAAAAGGGTTAGGTGTGACGGTCATCGGTGGACTGACAAGTTCGACGTTGTTGACACTCCTTATCGTGCCGATCGTCTATGAATTCTTAGCACGTTTCCGTAAAAAGAAGTCAATTGATTCTTGA
- a CDS encoding Cof-type HAD-IIB family hydrolase, which produces MTYKMIVLDLDDTLLTSDHTISPRTKEALLAAQRRGKKVVLASGRPTFAMLDLAKELELARYGSYILSFNGASIIDCKTNESLFLSTLSPETVHRLDDLSKREGVYIHTYVGHEILTEEPNEYTTLEGQLTGMEVIRVADFKAAIQTPVVKCLMMAEEMHLARVEQTLQQELAGELAVARSKPFFLEFTEDGVTKGTSLALLSEKLGIAQEEVIACGDGNNDLSMIEWAGLGVAMANAADTVKEKAQYMTASNDEDGVALVVEKFMMDEEPAISSR; this is translated from the coding sequence ATGACGTATAAAATGATTGTTCTCGATTTAGATGATACCTTGTTGACAAGTGACCATACGATTTCACCACGTACGAAAGAAGCTTTACTCGCTGCGCAGCGTCGCGGGAAGAAGGTCGTGCTCGCTAGCGGTCGTCCGACATTTGCCATGCTCGACCTCGCAAAAGAACTGGAACTCGCCCGCTACGGCAGTTACATCCTAAGCTTCAATGGCGCTTCAATCATTGATTGTAAAACGAACGAGTCGCTCTTCCTCAGCACGCTTTCCCCGGAGACGGTCCACCGCCTCGACGATTTGAGTAAACGGGAGGGTGTCTACATCCACACGTATGTCGGACATGAGATCCTGACAGAGGAACCGAATGAATATACGACGCTCGAAGGACAACTGACAGGCATGGAGGTCATTCGTGTCGCTGATTTTAAAGCCGCGATTCAAACACCTGTCGTCAAGTGTTTGATGATGGCAGAAGAGATGCACCTCGCGCGCGTCGAACAGACGCTTCAACAGGAACTTGCGGGTGAACTCGCGGTGGCTCGCTCGAAGCCATTTTTCCTTGAATTCACAGAAGATGGTGTCACAAAAGGCACAAGCCTTGCCTTACTGTCTGAAAAACTGGGAATCGCTCAAGAAGAAGTCATTGCTTGTGGAGACGGCAACAACGATCTATCGATGATCGAATGGGCAGGTCTTGGTGTCGCGATGGCGAATGCAGCCGATACCGTCAAAGAAAAAGCACAGTATATGACCGCTTCGAACGATGAAGATGGTGTTGCTCTCGTCGTCGAAAAGTTCATGATGGATGAGGAGCCGGCTATCTCAAGCCGCTAA
- a CDS encoding LacI family DNA-binding transcriptional regulator gives MTNIRDLAREANVSVTTVSRVLNDHPYVANEKRQAVREAIEKLGYIRNQTAVHLSTGMTKTVGVMLPFVDHPYHAAILQGIAQAAFDASYRFLTWQTNYVETHEQLALDALAQQEIDALIVVSHSLPLSAILSYERYGPIVFCEHHEDVAAVYIDHYTAFQQGLAHLRQQGHTSIGICLGRPDSTNSLARKHAYQEVVRDEFVYEQTLTIEDGATVARRWMQQKQRPTAILTASDHVAAGLILELRKQGYQVPGDLSVIGFDGSELAEVLAMTTIAIPYATIGRHAFQLTVREDLVARPQIEVPSTFIAGTTVLPHT, from the coding sequence ATGACGAACATCCGAGACTTGGCACGTGAAGCCAACGTGTCCGTTACGACAGTCTCACGTGTACTAAATGATCATCCGTACGTTGCGAACGAGAAGCGACAAGCTGTTCGAGAAGCCATCGAAAAACTCGGATATATCCGTAATCAGACTGCCGTCCATCTATCGACGGGTATGACAAAAACGGTCGGAGTCATGCTTCCGTTCGTTGATCATCCATATCACGCTGCCATTCTTCAGGGCATCGCGCAAGCCGCCTTTGACGCGAGCTATCGGTTCTTGACGTGGCAAACGAATTATGTGGAAACGCATGAGCAACTGGCACTGGATGCGCTGGCGCAACAGGAAATCGACGCACTCATCGTCGTGTCGCACAGTCTTCCCTTATCAGCGATTTTATCGTATGAACGTTATGGCCCGATCGTCTTTTGTGAACATCATGAAGATGTCGCTGCCGTCTATATCGATCACTATACGGCCTTTCAACAAGGACTTGCACATCTGCGACAACAAGGACATACGAGCATCGGCATCTGTCTCGGACGACCGGACAGTACGAATAGCTTGGCGCGTAAACATGCGTATCAAGAGGTCGTACGTGACGAATTCGTCTATGAACAGACCTTGACGATTGAAGACGGTGCGACCGTCGCAAGACGCTGGATGCAACAAAAACAACGACCGACCGCTATCTTGACCGCAAGTGATCACGTGGCGGCAGGTCTCATCTTGGAACTCCGAAAACAAGGCTATCAGGTTCCTGGAGACCTGTCTGTCATTGGTTTTGATGGAAGTGAACTCGCTGAAGTCTTAGCGATGACGACGATCGCGATCCCTTATGCCACGATCGGGCGACATGCGTTTCAATTAACCGTCCGCGAAGATCTCGTTGCTCGTCCACAAATCGAAGTACCCTCGACGTTCATTGCTGGAACGACCGTTCTTCCTCATACCTGA